In Astatotilapia calliptera chromosome 16, fAstCal1.2, whole genome shotgun sequence, one genomic interval encodes:
- the ranbp2 gene encoding E3 SUMO-protein ligase RanBP2 isoform X2, whose protein sequence is MLLPSCQISRYEKPVKGFLFAKLYFEAKEYDLAKRHVSDYLKVQERDPKAHKFLGQLYEREGDINKAVGCYKRSVDLNPAQKDLVLKVAELLVSKQECDSRAEFWVEKAAKLLPGNPAVFNLKERLLSRQGQQGWNQLFDLLQTELAARPADAHVNVKLVQLFRQDGRLEEAVKHCLAAEKRAMLCNSLDWYTEVVCTLQEYLAQLSNEKMSRCIRRELLLARCSLLRITLSESSVQPSVDALKEFDQAMQEVSSVAGRSADELLEVFVEMRGHLYLHAGTLLLKLAQDRQQTWRAVRDLAALCYLLAYQVPRPKTKVTKRDQTAPQFLELLANDRQSQAGHMLFNLSTDSSALISEVVEAFGNRIGQDSLFDLLRGPQASAGLSFIANDDIHSLTAMAPELSQMAKWDTGSILLHSGQLQHLSWLGLQWNLLDQRPPLREWLQQLFPRLTLETSKLDTNAPESICLLDLEVFLYGVVFCSHCQLQRTAKINAGVNQSQQQLFEPRCLPLPLLRLLTTDRQREWWDAIYSLIHKRAAPGVSGKLRMIVQHGLSTLRAGEKHGLQPALVIHWAQCLSQTGDGVNSYYDQKEYIGRSVHYWKVALPLLEKIKNRRSIPEPLDPLFIHFPSKDIQISSVKSYEEEARIAYAVLLDIEGKTEEAISTLESINNMSSIWHLAQIYQRLSEEASNGVEETQDRCIMFLRKFRAYLSKIYSANADDIEKLPVSMEEVVDLLNDVNQQLGENGEVMDEEDEKEEGSLRGPAHSSPAHLGETSATISHIKFSTPSPNKSIVSPSKRLISPKTQPHWVEDQKSLLQMLCQQVEALKNEVHDLRHNSSGTTVSPHHKMYGETYGAEGLQEPFTPVQSYHGAPLTVATTGPSVYYNQSQAYNSQYLLRTAANVTPTKTPMYGVNRMPPQHNMYAYQQPTHTPPLQTAPACIYPPQEQVFGAPLRFESPATSLLSPYGEDFYGQSVTQQTSNPTLPEPGYFTKPPVVPVQQPKNIEGKPMDFGKLSFSQQAPTEVPRVPSFGTGVTAQSTPSPAFKFNSNFKSNDGDFTFSASQNKHSESLLGLLTSDIPSKTDTVPEKPQTQEQPTTQTGIFTFGNKNVTSFSFVDSAQSTAAGGLFGKVDQPFQFGDMSKPAFGMSKPTAEQERAGESDNDSTHAEEDEDGPHFEPIVPLPDKVDVKTGEEEEEEIFCTRAKLYRFDTETKEWKERGIGNVKILKHSTKGKVRLLMRREQVLKICANHYITPDMLLKPNAGSDKSWVWNAIDYADEEPKPEQLAIRFKTVDEAALFKAKFEEAQKIVLKSLDKTNQQERKEKTVKDSESIAAQFALKEGEWECSVCCVRNKPTDVRCVSCQSPNPNASSKPDIQAAGEVKPSSFTFKFGTDSAKPSSSGSTFTGFGGFGSSEASSFTFGLSSSKSADTGSSTFGGFGALLTSKPGQWDCESCSIKNEANVDSCVSCKALKPSAKTAAAAQAAPAAGAPAAQPVLSSVDSAGVAAKFSKKPGQWDCDVCEVRNEASAGKCVSCGSPNPAAKPTEGASLGSNLPTVSGPQAKKDGQWDCNACLVRNDASAAECVSCKAPNENASLAARFGKKDGEWDCDTCLVRNEASADKCVSCQTLNPNAKSTSSTSSSSSSSKFTFGTKSPSSQPVGTGFTIPFVSGSTFQFGQSKDKSSPASFKFEAPQTGSSTISSSSFSFSMPIGPGGFKFGVQDPPKESPSNDNQTQTGSASSMLKSIADKHKEKETVSTPSVEQTEEEQNPLISGKANAFSFADLAKSAGGNFQFGTKDPEFKGFSGAGEQLFTSFQATPTKTEASNELEDDDMYKTEENDDIQFEPVIQMPEKVDLVTGEEDEQVLYSQRVKLFRFDVGTSQWKERGVGVLKFLKNTTNGRLRVLMRREQVLKVCANHWITTTMNLKPLAGSDKAWIWLANDFSDGDAKLEQLAAKFKSPELAQEFKEKFEECQRLLLDIPLQTPHKLVDTGRTAHLIQKAEEMKSGLKDLKSFLTDEKTKIKDNDTQGDIATAGDISSLVIKPQGDTTGPTLEWDNYDLREDALDDTADSSVYASPLASSPLRKNLFRFGESTGGFSFSFQPGISPSKSPAKLNQSRASVGTDDEQDVTQDEERDGQYFEPVVPLPDLVETSTGEENEQVVFSHRAKLYRYDKESKQWKERGIGDLKILQNYNDKRARLVMRRDQVLKICANHWISPIMKLEPMKGAEKAWVWSALDFAEEGEGKLEQLAVRFKLQETANTFKQVFEEANVAQGKKELMTPATSRVVPPQDSGTPGSAKTTPAVCGKAAIAVLEETTKERTELPADTGSSASASHSPVNPGKTVVSPPKFVFGTDTLQKIFGTPKSHSEPEQSTASGLKANGSGYTAKTSLQVPAFKIPEKGLDFRLFKDNPMAFWTSSSTTQFETPGSPQAEGSSARSDEDSEVEIVYVREPTAEQAALARKLQLPITFFCYKNEPGYISDDETDDEDYESAVKALNGKLYPDTPEKNTAACGDESDCQVVWEKKPTPEEEKKAKSLQLPPTFFCGLSTTDSDPDQDKPEDFETEVRKVHEVLVAQLDKSNEASSSPAVTPEMPASGPSSSRAEAADSTSTADKQTTATPSSSSPIDLSTKKSVELESNTESKPASLTATTSRDLSTFGFNASGFSFAELAKNTDGFAFGSKDANFSWANAGATVFGSAVTSQPKTNADEGGSDEEEAPKNVDIHFEPIVSLPEVETKSGEEDEEILFKERAKLYRWDRDIGQWKERGIGDIKILFHPTKHFYRILMRREQVLRVCANHNISEAMELKPMNASANALIWTATDYSDGEGVIEQLAAKFKTPEIAESFKKTFCECQNRMGQIDGDASSLCSPQMSRIQEHSRDTNPQVFLKLAADGQPLGTITIELFSHIVPKTAENFRALCTGEKGFGLRDSIFHRIIPDFMCQGGDITKNNGTGGKSIYGDKFEDENFDVRHTGPGILSMANRGRDTNNSQFFITLKKAEHLDFKHVAFGWVRDGMDVVQQMGELGSKAGPPTKKIIITDCGQL, encoded by the exons CGGTCGGTGGATTTGAATCCAGCCCAGAAAGACCTGGTGCTGAAGGTTGCAGAGCTGCTTGTCAGTAAGCAGGAGTGTGACAGCAGGGCAGAGTTTTGGGTGGAGAAAGCTGCAAAGCTGCTACCAGGAAACCCGGCAGTTTTCAACCTTAAG GAGCGCCTGTTGAGTCGTCAGGGTCAGCAGGGTTGGAACCAGTTGTTCGACCTCCTTCAGACCGAGCTGGCAGCGCGGCCGGCTGACGCCCACGTGAACGTGAAGTTGGTTCAGCTGTTCCGTCAGGATGGCCGGCTGGAAGAGGCTGTTAAACACTGCCTGGCTGCTGAGAAAAGAGCCATGCTGTGCAACAGTCTGGACTGGTACACTGAGGTGGTGTGCACACTGCAG GAGTACCTGGCTCAGCTCAGCAATGAGAAGATGAGTCGATGTATTCGGAGAGAGCTGTTGTTGGCCCGCTGCAGCCTGCTGAGAATCACACTATCTGAAAGCAGCGTGCAGCCAAGTGTAGATGCACTTAAAGA GTTTGACCAAGCTATGCAGGAAGTGAGCAGCGTTGCAGGCCGCAGTGCAGACGAGCTCCTTGAGGTGTTTGTGGAGATGAGAGGGCACCTCTACCTGCATGCAGGCACGCTGCTGCTTAAGCTGGCTCAGGATCGCCAACAAACCTGGAGGGCTGTTCGTGACCTGGCTGCACTGTGCTACTTACTGGCATATCAG gTCCCCAGACCAAAGACAAAAGTGACCAAAAGAGATCAGACCGCCCCACAGTTTCTGGAGCTGCTGGCGAATGACCGACAGAGCCAGGCCGGCCACATGTTGTTCAATCTGAGTACAGATTCATCTGCCTTGATCAGTGAG GTGGTGGAAGCTTTCGGGAACCGGATTGGTCAGGACTCCCTGTTTGACCTCCTGCGGGGTCCGCAGGCCTCTGCTGGATTATCTTTTATCGCCAATGATGACATTCATTCCCTTACTGCCATGGCTCCAGAGCTCTCTCAAATGGCCAAATGGGACACTG GCTCCATCTTGCTCCACAGTGGTCAGTTGCAACATCTGAGCTGGTTGGGACTCCAGTGGAACCTTCTGGACCAAAGACCACCGCTGCGGGAATGGCTACAGCAGCTCTTTCCTCGGCTTACGCTGGAAACCTCTAAACTAGATACCAATGCGCCAGAGTCAATCTGCCTGCTGGACCTAGAG GTGTTTCTATATGGTGTGGTGTTCTGTAGCCACTGTCAGCTTCAGAGGACGGCAAAGATCAATGCTGGAGTCAATCAGTCACAACAACAGCTCTTTGAGCCTCGttgcctccctcttcctctcctccgcCTCTTGACCACTGACAGACAGAGGGAGTGGTGGGATGCCATCTACAGCCTCATTCACAAGCGAGCAGC ACCTGGTGTGTCAGGAAAGCTACGAATGATTGTGCAGCATGGGCTGAGCACATTGAGAGCTGGAGAAAAACATGGGCTTCAACCAGCACTGGTCATCCACTGGGCTCAGTGTCTTAGCCAGACg GGGGATGGAGTGAACTCCTACTATGACCAGAAGGAGTACATTGGCCGCAGTGTCCACTACTGGAAAGTTGCCCTTCCACTGCTGGAGAAGATCAAAAACAGACGCAGTATACCAGAACCTCTTGACCCTCTCTTTATACACTTTCCCTCCAAAGATATTCAG ATTTCTTCTGTGAAAAGTTATGAAGAGGAAGCAAGGATAGCATATGCAGTTCTTCTTGACATTGAAGGGAAAACCGAGGAGGCCATTTCTACCTTGGAAAGTATCAATAACATGTCCTCCATATGGCATTTAGCTCAG ATATATCAGCGGCTGTCAGAAGAGGCCAGCAATGGTGTTGAGGAGACTCAAGACAGGTGCATCATGTTCTTGAGAAAGTTCAGGGCATACCTGTCAAAGATCTACAGCGCCAATGCAGATGACATTGAAAAG CTGCCTGTCTCTATGGAGGAAGTTGTGGACCTCCTAAATGATGTGAACCAGCAGCTGGGGGAGAACGGGGAGGTCATGGATGAAGAGGATGAGAAGGAAGAGGGGAGCCTAAGAGGACCAGCCCACTCCAGCCCTGCTCATCTTGGCGAAACTAGTGCAACCATATCCCACATTAAGTTCTCCACTCCCTCTCCAAACAAAAGCATTGTTTCTCCTTCAAAAAGACTG ATTTCTCCCAAAACACAACCTCATTGGGTGGAGGACCAGAAGAGTCTCCTTCAGATGTTGTGTCAGCAAGTAGAAGCCCTTAAG AATGAGGTTCATGATCTGAGACACAACTCATCAGGCACTACAGTTTCTCCTCATCATAAAATGTATGGCGAGACTTACGGGGCTGAGGGCCTGCAGGAACCATTTACCCCGGTTCAGTCCTATCATGGAGCCCCCCTAACAG ttgccACCACAGGCCCCTCTGTGTACTACAATCAGTCACAAGCATACAACTCTCAGTATCTCTTGCGCACAGCAGCAAATGTAACCCCCACCAAG ACCCCAATGTATGGCGTAAACCGCATGCCACCTCAGCACAATATGTATGCCTACCAGCAGCCCACGCATACACCTCCACTGCAGACAGCCCCAGCCTGCATCTACCCTCCTCAAGAACAAGTCTTTGGTGCACCTCTACGGTTTGAATCACCAGCCACAAGTCTTCTTTCACCCTATGGTGAAGATTTTTATGGCCAGAGTGTTACCCAACAAACCAGTAACCCTACCTTACCTGAACCTGGCTATTTCACCAAGCCACCTGTAGTCCCAGTTCAACAACCAAAGAACATTGAGGGAAAGCCCATGGACTTTGGAAAGCTCTCCTTCAGCCAGCAGGCACCCACTGAAGTGCCCAGAGTGCCTAGTTTTGGTACAGGTGTAACTGCCCAGTCAACACCCTCGCCTGCTTTTAAATTCAACTCCAATTTTAAATCCAATGATGGTGATTTTACATTCTCAGCTTCTCAAAATAAGCACAGTGAAAGTTTGCTTGGCCTTCTCACATCAGACATTCCCAGTAAAACAGACACCGTTCCAGAGAAACCACAAACTCAGGAGCAGCCCACCACCCAAACGGGCATCTTCACCTTTGGAAACAAAAATGTTACCAGCTTTTCATTTGTTGATTCTGCACAGAGCACAGCTGCTGGAGGCCTGTTTGGGAAGGTGGATCAACCATTTCAATTTGGGGACATGTCCAAGCCAGCGTTTGGAATGTCAAAGCCTACAGCAGAGCAGGAACGGGCAGGGGAGAGTGACAATGATAGTACTCATGCtgaggaggatgaagatggGCCTCACTTTGAACCTATTGTCCCTCTTCCCGATAAGGTAGATGTGAAAACgggtgaggaagaagaggaagagatttTCTGCACCAGGGCAAAATTGTATCGATTTGACACGGAGACAAAAGAGTGGAAGGAACGGGGCATCGGCAATGTTAAAATCTTAAAACACAGCACTAAAGGCAAGGTCCGCCTCTTAATGAGAAGGGAACAGGTCCTTAAGATCTGTGCAAATCACTACATAACACCAGATATGTTGCTGAAACCAAATGCCGGCTCTGATAAATCTTGGGTATGGAATGCTATTGATTATGCAGATGAGGAGCCTAAACCTGAACAGCTGGCCATCCGTTTCAAAACTGTAGATGAGGCAGCACTTTTCAAAGCCAAGTTTGAGGAAGCCCAGAAGATTGTACTCAAATCACTTGACAAGACAAATCAAcaggagaggaaagaaaaaaccgtgaaagatTCTGAATCGATTGCAGCCCAGTTTGCACTGAAAGAAGGAGAATGGGAATGCTCTGTGTGCTGTGTAAGAAATAAACCCACAGATGTACGGTGTGTATCCTGTCAAAGCCCTAATCCCAACGCCTCTTCAAAGCCAGACATTCAGGCTGCTGGGGAAGTTAAACCTAGTTCTTTTACATTCAAATTTGGCACTGATTCAGCAAAACCAAGTAGTTCTGGCTCCACATTTACTGGATTTGGTGGTTTTGGATCTTCTGAAGCCTCTTCATTCACATTCGGTCTCAGCTCCTCAAAATCTGCAGACACTGGTTCCAGTACATTTGGTGGCTTTGGAGCCCTACTTACCAGCAAACCAGGGCAGTGGGACTGTGAATCATGTTCTATAAAAAATGAGGCCAATGTAGACAGTTGTGTTTCTTGCAAAGCTCTTAAACCCTCGGCTAAAACAGCTGCCGCAGCACAAGCTGCACCAGCTGCTGGTGCACCTGCAGCACAACCCGTTCTGTCCAGTGTTGACTCTGCTGGGGTTGCTGCCAAGTTTAGTAAGAAGCCTGGACAGTGGGATTGTGATGTGTGTGAAGTAAGAAATGAAGCCTCTGCTGGTAAATGTGTATCCTGTGGAAGTCCAAACCCTGCTGCTAAGCCAACAGAGGGGGCTTCATTAGGGTCAAATCTTCCAACAGTGTCGGGaccacaagcaaagaaagatgGACAATGGGATTGCAATGCCTGTCTGGTCAGAAATGATGCATCAGCTGCTGAATGTGTTTCCTGCAAAGCTCCAAATGAGAATGCATCTTTAGCAGCTAGATTTGGTAAGAAGGATGGAGAATGGGACTGCGACACTTGTCTCGTGAGAAACGAAGCCTCTGCTGATAAATGTGTGTCCTGTCAGACCCTAAATCCTAACGCTAAAAGCACAAGCAGCACTAGTTCCTCATCGTCGTCCTCAAAATTTACCTTTGGAACAAAGAGTCCGTCAAGTCAGCCTGTTGGAACTGGATTTACAATACCTTTTGTAAGTGGGAGCACCTTTCAGTTTGGTCAGAGCAAAGATAAAAGCTCACCTGCTTCTTTCAAATTTGAAGCTCCCCAGACTGGATCTAGCACAATCAGTTCGTCAAGCTTCTCTTTTTCAATGCCCATTGGGCCTGGTGGCTTCAAGTTTGGTGTTCAAGACCCTCCAAAAGAATCCCCTTCAAATGATAATCAGACTCAAACTGGGTCAGCCTCCAGTATGCTCAAAAGTATAGCTGACAAGCACAAGGAGAAAGAAACTGTTTCTACACCCTCAGTAGAGCAAACGGAGGAAGAACAAAATCCATTAATATCTGGAAAAGCAAATGCGTTCAGTTTTGCAGACTTGGCTAAATCTGCTGGAGGAAACTTTCAGTTTGGCACGAAAGATCCAGAATTCAAAGGTTTCTCTGGAGCTGGTGAGCAGTTGTTCACATCATTCCAAGCAACCCCCACCAAGACAGAAGCCTCAAATGAACTGGAGGATGATGATATGtataaaacagaggaaaatgaTGACATCCAGTTTGAACCAGTGATCCAGATGCCTGAGAAGGTGGACCTGGTAACTGGGGAGGAGGATGAACAGGTTCTTTACTCTCAGCGTGTCAAACTGTTTAGATTTGATGTGGGTACCAGTCAATGGAAAGAGCGTGGTGTGGGAGTTCTCAAATTCCTGAAAAACACTACAAATGGTCGGCTAAGGGTGCTGATGAGAAGAGAACAAGTTCTCAAGGTTTGTGCCAACCACTGGATCACCACCACCATGAACCTTAAACCCCTGGCAGGCTCAGACAAAGCCTGGATTTGGTTGGCCAATGACTTCTCTGATGGAGATGCTAAACTCGAACAGTTAGCTGCCAAGTTTAAAAGCCCTGAGCTTGCTCAGGAGTTTAAGGAAAAGTTTGAAGAGTGTCAGAGACTTCTCTTGGACATCCCTTTACAAACCCCCCACAAGCTGGTTGACACAGGTAGAACAGCACACCTCATTCAGAAGGCAGAGGAAATGAAGTCTGGTTTGAAAGACCTGAAATCATTTTTGACTGACgagaaaacaaagataaaagacAATGACACACAGGGAGATATTGCAACAGCTGGTGACATTTCAAGCCTTGTAATCAAGCCCCAAGGTGACACCACCGGCCCTACCTTGGAGTGGGACAACTACGACCTCAGAGAAGATGCTTTAGATGACACGGCTGACTCGTCGGTCTATGCCTCCCCTCTTGCCAGCAGCCCCCTGAGAAAGAACCTATTCCGCTTCGGGGAATCCACTGGTGGGTTCAGCTTTAGCTTTCAACCTGGCATCAGCCCCTCAAAGTCTCCTGCTAAGCTCAACCAGAGCAGAGCTTCAGTGGGTACTGATGACGAGCAGGATGTCACCCAGGATGAAGAGCGGGACGGCCAGTACTTTGAACCTGTGGTCCCCTTGCCAGATTTGGTGGAGACTTCTACAGGAGAGGAAAATGAGCAGGTGGTCTTCAGTCACAGAGCCAAACTATATCGCTATGATAAAGAGTCAAAACAGTGGAAGGAGAGAGGAATTGGAGACCTGAAGATCTTGCAGAATTATAACGATAAACGAGCGAGGTTGGTAATGAGAAGGGATCAGGTGCTGAAGATCTGTGCCAACCACTGGATTAGTCCAATCATGAAGCTGGAACCTATGAAGGGCGCAGAGAAGGCCTGGGTCTGGAGTGCTTTGGACTTTGCTGAGGAAGGAGAGGGCAAGCTtgagcagctggctgtgagattCAAGCTGCAAGAAACCGCAAATACATTCAAACAAGTCTTTGAGGAAGCCAATGTtgctcagggaaaaaaagaactcaTGACTCCAGCGACATCTAGAGTGGTTCCACCACAAGACAGTGGAACACCAGGATCTGCAAAGACCACTCCAGCTGTATGTGGCAAAGCAGCCATTGCCGTTCTTGAAGAGACGACTAAGGAACGTACTGAGCTTCCTGCAGACACTGGATCAAGTGCATCTGCATCACACAGTCCTGTCAATCCCGGAAAGACTGTGGTGTCTCCCccaaagtttgtttttggcaCTGATACCCTTCAGAAGATTTTTGGCACTCCTAAATCTCATTCTGAACCCGAGCAATCTACAGCATCTGGTTTGAAAGCCAACGGCTCTGGTTATACTGCCAAGACTTCACTTCAAGTTCCTGCATTCAAAATCCCAGAGAAAG GGCTGGATTTTAGGCTTTTCAAAGATAACCCAATGGCTTTTTGGACCAGCTCATCAACCACCCAATTTGAAACCCCAG GATCCCCTCAGGCAGAGGGAAGCAGTGCTAGGTCTGATGAGGATTCGGAGGTGGAGATTGTGTACGTCAGGGAACCCACAGCTGAGCAGGCAGCTTTAGCTAGGAAGCTCCAGCTGCCCATCACCTTCTTCTGCTACAAGAATGAACCAGGCTACATCAGTGATGACGAAACTGACG aTGAAGACTACGAATCAGCAGTGAAGGCCTTGAATGGAAAGCTCTACCCTGATACTCCTGAGAAGAACACTGCAGCTTGTGGTGATG AGTCAGACTGTCAGGTGGTGTGGGAAAAGAAGCCAACaccagaggaggagaaaaaagccAAAAGCCTCCAGCTTCCACCCACCTTCTTCTGTGGCCTGAGCACCACAGACAGCGACCCGGACCAGGATAAGCCTGAGGACTTTGAGACAGAAGTCCGCAAAGTACATGAAGTCCTG GTTGCTCAGTTAGACAAATCTAACGAAGCCTCCAGCAGTCCTGCTGTGACCCCTGAAATGCCAGCATCAGGGCCATCATCCAGCAGAGCAGAGGCTGCCGACAGCACATCTACAGCAGACAAACAGACCACAGCAACTCCAAGCAGCAGCTCTCCCATTGACCTCTCAACTAAGAAGAGTGTCGAGCTGGAGTCCAACACTGAGAGTAAACCTGCATCTTTGACTGCTACAACAAGTCGAG ACCTCTCCACCTTTGGCTTCAATGCATCTGGCTTCTCTTTTGCTGAGTTGGCCAAAAATACAGATGGATTTGCATTCGGATCAAAAG atGCTAATTTCTCATGGGCAAATGCTGGAGCAACAGTGTTTGGATCTGCAGTGACCTCTCAGCCTAAAACCAATGCTGATGAGGGGGGAAGTGATGAAGAAGAAGCTCCTAAAAATGTGGACATTCACTTTGAGCCCATAGTATCTCTGCCCGAG GTGGAGACAAAGTCTggagaggaggacgaggagatCCTGTTCAAGGAGCGCGCCAAACTGTATCGATGGGACCGGGATATCGGCCAGTGGAAGGAGCGCGGCATCGGTGACATCAAGATCCTCTTCCACCCAACCAAACATTTCTACCGAATCCTGATGAGAAGAGAACAGGTGCTGCGGGTTTGCGCCAACCACAACATCTCAGAGGCGATGGAGCTCAAACCCATGAACGCCTCAGCGAACGCACTGATCTGGACTGCCACTGATTACTCAG ATGGCGAAGGTGTGATTGAGCAGCTGGCGGCCAAGTTCAAAACCCCTGAAATAGCCGAATCCTTCAAAAAGACCTTCTGCGAGTGTCAGAACCGGATGGGCCAAATTGATGGTGATGCTTCGTCTCTGTGCTCGCCACAGATGTCCAGAATTCAGGAGCACTCCAGAGACACTAACCCACAGGTGTTCCTCAAGCTGGCAGCTGATGGCCAACCTCTGGGCACAATCACTATAGAGCTGTTCTCCCATATTGTACCCAAAACTGCAGAGAACTTCAGAGCTCTCTGCACTGGTGAGAAAGGCTTCGGGCTGCGGGACTCCATCTTCCACAGGATCATACCAGATTTCATGTGTCAG GGTGGTGACATCACCAAGAATAACGGCACAGGAGGCAAGTCCATTTACGGCGACAAGTTTGAGGATGAGAACTTTGATGTCCGGCACACAGGCCCGGGCATCCTGTCGATGGCAAATCGCGGACGCGACACCAACAACTCGCAGTTCTTCATAACCCTGAAGAAAGCCGAACACCTGGACTTCAAACATGTGGCTTTTGGCTGGGTTCGGGATGGCATGGATGTGGTGCAGCAGATGGGAGAGCTGGGCTCAAAGGCAGGCCCTCCAACAAAGAAGATCATCATCACAGACTGCGGACAGCTGTAG